A section of the Cydia amplana chromosome 15, ilCydAmpl1.1, whole genome shotgun sequence genome encodes:
- the LOC134654527 gene encoding cytochrome P450 6B2-like, whose translation MLWLLVGLLTVVILLYFYGTRTFGYWAKRGVKHDDPIPFFGTAKRQFLQQIAFSDIYDEMYQKYPNERFVGYYLMTTPLLILRDPELVKHVLVSDFNHFYSRNLHPIDDNPELLLNNLFSCEGDLWKLLRQRMTPAFSTGKLKMMFPLIVARAEKLQRVAAEAAASGAEVDVRDLMARYTTDFIGACGFGIDTDTLNDKNSMFRKLGQRIFIQETRDVVVSIFKYTMPSLMRSFSFLPPIVEKHTSQLVKTIMKERNYKNSGRNDFIDLLLDLKGKGKMVGESLVHKNADTPGVAEREMDDDLIVAQMFIFFAAGFETSSSATSYTLHELAHHPEHQKRCQEEIDAVLARHDNKLSYDAIKEMKYLGMCFSEAMRIFPSVGFLTRKCVRVYTIPGTDVTIDPGVNIVVPVKSLHLNPQYFQDPEEFRPERFHPDNVASIDKCIYLPFGNGPRTCIGERLGYMQSLTGLAAVLSQFSVAPCKSTLRKPIVDPTVMAVQSVKGGLPLAFTPRKKTQ comes from the exons ATGTTGTGGTTATTAGTGGGTTTATTAACAGTAGTAATACTGTTGTACTTTTACGGAACGCGGACGTTTGGGTACTGGGCGAAGCGAGGAGTAAAGCACGATGATCCCATACCGTTCTTTGGCACCGCGAAACGGCAGTTCCTCCAGCAGATAGCCTTCTCCGATATTTACGACGAGATGTACCAGAAGTATCCCAACGAAAGATTCGTCGGATACTACCTCATGACTACTCCGCTGCTGATTTTAAGGGATCCCGAATTGGTTAAGCATGTTTTAGTGTCCGACTTCAACCATTTCTATTCCAGAAACTTGCACCCAATCGACGACAACCCTGAACTGTTGTTGAACAATCTGTTTTCCTGTGAAGGCGATCTCTGGAAGTTGTTGAGACAAAGAATGACTCCTGCGTTCTCGACCGGGAAGTTGAAGATGATGTTTCCCCTGATCGTGGCGAGGGCCGAGAAGCTGCAGCGAGTGGCGGCCGAGGCGGCGGCGAGCGGCGCCGAGGTCGACGTGCGGGACCTCATGGCGCGCTACACCACCGACTTCATCGGCGCCTGCGGTTTCGGcatcgacactgacacactcaacGATAAAAACTCCATGTTCAGAAAGCTGGGTCAACGCATATTTATCCAAGAAACAAGAGATGTGGTTGTATCCATCTTTAAATATACTATGCCGAGTTTGATGCGAAGTTTTTCCTTTCTGCCACCTATTGTTGAGAAACATACGTCACAGTTGGTGAAAACTATAATGAAGGAGCGGAATTATAAAAACTCGGGCAGGAACGATTTCATTGATTTGCTTTTGGATTTGAAAGGAAAGGGAAAGATGGTGGGCGAGTCTCTGGTGCACAAGAACGCTGATACGCCTGGTGTGGCCGAGAGAGAGATGGACGACGACCTGATAGTGGCTCAAATGTTCATTTTCTTCGCGGCCGGTTTCGAGACGTCATCCTCGGCGACCAGCTACACGCTGCACGAGCTGGCGCACCATCCCGAGCACCAGAAGAGGTGTCAAGAGGAAATTGACGCGGTGCTCGCGCGTCATGATAACAAGTTAAGTTATGACGCTATCAAGGAGATGAAGTATTTGGGCATGTGTTTCAG TGAAGCCATGAGAATATTTCCCTCCGTCGGCTTTTTGACACGCAAGTGCGTAAGAGTCTACACTATCCCGGGCACGGACGTGACCATCGACCCCGGGGTCAACATCGTCGTCCCGGTCAAGTCGCTGCACCTGAACCCGCAGTACTTCCAGGATCCGGAGGAGTTCCGTCCGGAACGGTTCCACCCGGACAATGTCGCAAGCATAGACAAGTGTATATATCTACCCTTCGGGAATGGACCGAGAACTTGTATAG gTGAGCGTCTAGGCTACATGCAGTCGCTGACCGGATTGGCCGCGGTTCTGAGCCAGTTCTCTGTGGCACCCTGCAAGAGCACACTCCGCAAACCGATAGTTGACCCCACGGTTATGGCTGTACAGAGCGTTAAGGGAGGCCTGCCACTCGCCTTCACCCCTAGGAAGAAGACACAATGA